A part of Aegilops tauschii subsp. strangulata cultivar AL8/78 chromosome 2, Aet v6.0, whole genome shotgun sequence genomic DNA contains:
- the LOC109756627 gene encoding BTB/POZ domain-containing protein At3g22104 isoform X2, with the protein MGSVLEVDVDGEAVFFLDKDALAPFSRRIKSLSEEELVGAAASPRRRLVLRGFPGGAEAFELVARFCYGGGGGVTVTAANACAVRCAAQYMEMADSPAATAASTAPSLVKVADKALEDMPHWPWHCVVDAVKQCQSLFPLAESTGVFDKVVGALLAQMAIPAPGDATPTSSSPESSAFRFSCDTKCSSLSLRRTWWFEDLVVLSPGMVERVAKALLARGADHGIVARFLFYYLKCRIAGAGAEDKAAMLEAAITVIADLDRSSVSCKGLFGILRIASPVKLAAGCQEMLVAMIGRKLDHATLDNLLVQAPSGTSSLYDVSLVLRFLEAFLRHGDEPGRLKKVGELMDLYLAEVAPDPSLRPARFVELATALPAAARDCHDALYRAIDVYFQVHGRLTDDEKMKICKGINYEKLSPECCKHLATNSGFPTRAAVQALASQHTVLKGIIRHSGTLKPASPPPPPAAHRESYDDADGDSNGQVVLYASRLELTLENQNLKSLLDSMHWRVMELEKVCSRMKTQMTKMKASRRGGGAAAARSLPRMCS; encoded by the exons TGGATGTGGATGGCGAAGCCGTCTTCTTCCTTGATAAG GACGCTCTTGCACCGTTCAGCCGCAGGATCAAGAGTCTGTCCGAGGAGGAGCTGGTCGGAGCTGCGGCGTCGCCTCGTCGCAGACTAGTGTTGCGCGGCTTCCCCGGCGGCGCTGAGGCGTTCGAGCTCGTCGCGAGGTTctgctacggcggcggcggcggagtgacgGTGACCGCGGCCAACGCCTGCGCGGTGCGGTGCGCGGCACAGTACATGGAGATGGCGGACTCGCccgcggcgacggcagcgtcCACCGCCCCGAGTTTGGTGAAGGTGGCGGATAAGGCGCTGGAGGATATGCCGCACTGGCCGTGGCATTGCGTGGTGGATGCCGTGAAGCAGTGCCAGAGCCTCTTCCCGCTCGCCGAATCCACCGGGGTGTTCGACAAGGTCGTCGGCGCGCTGCTGGCTCAGATGGCCATCCCTGCCCCAGGCGACGCCACCCCGACGAGCTCCTCGCCGGAGAGCTCGGCGTTCCGCTTCTCCTGCGATACCAAGTGCAGCAGCCTCAGCCTGCGCCGCACCTGGTGGTTCGAGGACCTCGTCGTCCTCAGCCCCGGCATGGTGGAGCGCGTCGCCAAGGCGCTCCTGGCCAGGGGCGCCGACCACGGCATCGTCGCCCGGTTCCTCTTCTACTACCTCAAGTGCCGcatcgccggcgccggcgccgaggACAAGGCGGCGATGCTGGAGGCGGCGATCACCGTCATTGCCGACCTCGACCGGAGTTCGGTTTCTTGCAAGGGCCTGTTCGGCATCCTGAGGATCGCCTCCCCGGTCAAGCTGGCCGCCGGTTGCCAGGAAATGCTCGTGGCCATGATAGGCCGCAAGCTGGACCACGCAACGCTCGACAACCTGCTCGTCCAGGCGCCGTCCGGGACGAGCAGCCTGTACGACGTGAGCCTGGTGCTCAGGTTCCTGGAGGCGTTCCTGCGCCACGGCGACGAGCCGGGGAGGCTGAAGAAGGTGGGCGAACTCATGGACTTGTACCTGGCCGAGGTGGCGCCGGACCCGTCGCTGCGGCCGGCCAGGTTCGTCGAGCTTGCCACCGCGCTGCCCGCCGCCGCGAGGGACTGCCACGACGCGCTGTACCGCGCCATCGACGTCTACTTCCAG GTCCACGGCCGACTGACGGACGACGAGAAGATGAAGATCTGCAAGGGCATCAACTACGAGAAGCTGTCGCCGGAGTGCTGCAAGCACCTGGCGACCAACTCCGGGTTCCCGACGAGGGCGGCGGTGCAGGCGCTGGCGTCCCAGCACACGGTGCTCAAGGGCATCATCCGCCActccggcacgctgaagccggcctcgcccccgcctcctccggccgcccACCGCGAGAGCTACGACGACGCGGACGGCGACAGCAACGGGCAGGTGGTCCTGTACGCGAGCAGGCTGGAGCTGACGCTGGAGAACCAGAACCTCAAGTCGCTCCTGGACAGCATGCACTGGCGGGTGATGGAGCTGGAGAAGGTGTGCAGCCGGATGAAGACGCAGATGACCAAGATGAAGGCCTcccggcgaggaggaggcgccgcGGCGGCGAGATCACTCCCCAGGATGTGTTCTTGA
- the LOC109756627 gene encoding BTB/POZ domain-containing protein At3g22104 isoform X3, with translation MEMADSPAATAASTAPSLVKVADKALEDMPHWPWHCVVDAVKQCQSLFPLAESTGVFDKVVGALLAQMAIPAPGDATPTSSSPESSAFRFSCDTKCSSLSLRRTWWFEDLVVLSPGMVERVAKALLARGADHGIVARFLFYYLKCRIAGAGAEDKAAMLEAAITVIADLDRSSVSCKGLFGILRIASPVKLAAGCQEMLVAMIGRKLDHATLDNLLVQAPSGTSSLYDVSLVLRFLEAFLRHGDEPGRLKKVGELMDLYLAEVAPDPSLRPARFVELATALPAAARDCHDALYRAIDVYFQVHGRLTDDEKMKICKGINYEKLSPECCKHLATNSGFPTRAAVQALASQHTVLKGIIRHSGTLKPASPPPPPAAHRESYDDADGDSNGQVVLYASRLELTLENQNLKSLLDSMHWRVMELEKVCSRMKTQMTKMKASRRGGGAAAARSLPRMCS, from the exons ATGGAGATGGCGGACTCGCccgcggcgacggcagcgtcCACCGCCCCGAGTTTGGTGAAGGTGGCGGATAAGGCGCTGGAGGATATGCCGCACTGGCCGTGGCATTGCGTGGTGGATGCCGTGAAGCAGTGCCAGAGCCTCTTCCCGCTCGCCGAATCCACCGGGGTGTTCGACAAGGTCGTCGGCGCGCTGCTGGCTCAGATGGCCATCCCTGCCCCAGGCGACGCCACCCCGACGAGCTCCTCGCCGGAGAGCTCGGCGTTCCGCTTCTCCTGCGATACCAAGTGCAGCAGCCTCAGCCTGCGCCGCACCTGGTGGTTCGAGGACCTCGTCGTCCTCAGCCCCGGCATGGTGGAGCGCGTCGCCAAGGCGCTCCTGGCCAGGGGCGCCGACCACGGCATCGTCGCCCGGTTCCTCTTCTACTACCTCAAGTGCCGcatcgccggcgccggcgccgaggACAAGGCGGCGATGCTGGAGGCGGCGATCACCGTCATTGCCGACCTCGACCGGAGTTCGGTTTCTTGCAAGGGCCTGTTCGGCATCCTGAGGATCGCCTCCCCGGTCAAGCTGGCCGCCGGTTGCCAGGAAATGCTCGTGGCCATGATAGGCCGCAAGCTGGACCACGCAACGCTCGACAACCTGCTCGTCCAGGCGCCGTCCGGGACGAGCAGCCTGTACGACGTGAGCCTGGTGCTCAGGTTCCTGGAGGCGTTCCTGCGCCACGGCGACGAGCCGGGGAGGCTGAAGAAGGTGGGCGAACTCATGGACTTGTACCTGGCCGAGGTGGCGCCGGACCCGTCGCTGCGGCCGGCCAGGTTCGTCGAGCTTGCCACCGCGCTGCCCGCCGCCGCGAGGGACTGCCACGACGCGCTGTACCGCGCCATCGACGTCTACTTCCAG GTCCACGGCCGACTGACGGACGACGAGAAGATGAAGATCTGCAAGGGCATCAACTACGAGAAGCTGTCGCCGGAGTGCTGCAAGCACCTGGCGACCAACTCCGGGTTCCCGACGAGGGCGGCGGTGCAGGCGCTGGCGTCCCAGCACACGGTGCTCAAGGGCATCATCCGCCActccggcacgctgaagccggcctcgcccccgcctcctccggccgcccACCGCGAGAGCTACGACGACGCGGACGGCGACAGCAACGGGCAGGTGGTCCTGTACGCGAGCAGGCTGGAGCTGACGCTGGAGAACCAGAACCTCAAGTCGCTCCTGGACAGCATGCACTGGCGGGTGATGGAGCTGGAGAAGGTGTGCAGCCGGATGAAGACGCAGATGACCAAGATGAAGGCCTcccggcgaggaggaggcgccgcGGCGGCGAGATCACTCCCCAGGATGTGTTCTTGA
- the LOC109756627 gene encoding BTB/POZ domain-containing protein At3g22104 isoform X1: protein MWMAKPSSSLIRCPPASSSSSSPNFARLTCSSSKDALAPFSRRIKSLSEEELVGAAASPRRRLVLRGFPGGAEAFELVARFCYGGGGGVTVTAANACAVRCAAQYMEMADSPAATAASTAPSLVKVADKALEDMPHWPWHCVVDAVKQCQSLFPLAESTGVFDKVVGALLAQMAIPAPGDATPTSSSPESSAFRFSCDTKCSSLSLRRTWWFEDLVVLSPGMVERVAKALLARGADHGIVARFLFYYLKCRIAGAGAEDKAAMLEAAITVIADLDRSSVSCKGLFGILRIASPVKLAAGCQEMLVAMIGRKLDHATLDNLLVQAPSGTSSLYDVSLVLRFLEAFLRHGDEPGRLKKVGELMDLYLAEVAPDPSLRPARFVELATALPAAARDCHDALYRAIDVYFQVHGRLTDDEKMKICKGINYEKLSPECCKHLATNSGFPTRAAVQALASQHTVLKGIIRHSGTLKPASPPPPPAAHRESYDDADGDSNGQVVLYASRLELTLENQNLKSLLDSMHWRVMELEKVCSRMKTQMTKMKASRRGGGAAAARSLPRMCS, encoded by the exons ATGTGGATGGCGAAGCCGTCTTCTTCCTTGATAAGGTGCCCGCCcgcctcttcttcttcctcctcccccaATTTCGCGCGGCTTACTTGTTCATCCTCCAAG GACGCTCTTGCACCGTTCAGCCGCAGGATCAAGAGTCTGTCCGAGGAGGAGCTGGTCGGAGCTGCGGCGTCGCCTCGTCGCAGACTAGTGTTGCGCGGCTTCCCCGGCGGCGCTGAGGCGTTCGAGCTCGTCGCGAGGTTctgctacggcggcggcggcggagtgacgGTGACCGCGGCCAACGCCTGCGCGGTGCGGTGCGCGGCACAGTACATGGAGATGGCGGACTCGCccgcggcgacggcagcgtcCACCGCCCCGAGTTTGGTGAAGGTGGCGGATAAGGCGCTGGAGGATATGCCGCACTGGCCGTGGCATTGCGTGGTGGATGCCGTGAAGCAGTGCCAGAGCCTCTTCCCGCTCGCCGAATCCACCGGGGTGTTCGACAAGGTCGTCGGCGCGCTGCTGGCTCAGATGGCCATCCCTGCCCCAGGCGACGCCACCCCGACGAGCTCCTCGCCGGAGAGCTCGGCGTTCCGCTTCTCCTGCGATACCAAGTGCAGCAGCCTCAGCCTGCGCCGCACCTGGTGGTTCGAGGACCTCGTCGTCCTCAGCCCCGGCATGGTGGAGCGCGTCGCCAAGGCGCTCCTGGCCAGGGGCGCCGACCACGGCATCGTCGCCCGGTTCCTCTTCTACTACCTCAAGTGCCGcatcgccggcgccggcgccgaggACAAGGCGGCGATGCTGGAGGCGGCGATCACCGTCATTGCCGACCTCGACCGGAGTTCGGTTTCTTGCAAGGGCCTGTTCGGCATCCTGAGGATCGCCTCCCCGGTCAAGCTGGCCGCCGGTTGCCAGGAAATGCTCGTGGCCATGATAGGCCGCAAGCTGGACCACGCAACGCTCGACAACCTGCTCGTCCAGGCGCCGTCCGGGACGAGCAGCCTGTACGACGTGAGCCTGGTGCTCAGGTTCCTGGAGGCGTTCCTGCGCCACGGCGACGAGCCGGGGAGGCTGAAGAAGGTGGGCGAACTCATGGACTTGTACCTGGCCGAGGTGGCGCCGGACCCGTCGCTGCGGCCGGCCAGGTTCGTCGAGCTTGCCACCGCGCTGCCCGCCGCCGCGAGGGACTGCCACGACGCGCTGTACCGCGCCATCGACGTCTACTTCCAG GTCCACGGCCGACTGACGGACGACGAGAAGATGAAGATCTGCAAGGGCATCAACTACGAGAAGCTGTCGCCGGAGTGCTGCAAGCACCTGGCGACCAACTCCGGGTTCCCGACGAGGGCGGCGGTGCAGGCGCTGGCGTCCCAGCACACGGTGCTCAAGGGCATCATCCGCCActccggcacgctgaagccggcctcgcccccgcctcctccggccgcccACCGCGAGAGCTACGACGACGCGGACGGCGACAGCAACGGGCAGGTGGTCCTGTACGCGAGCAGGCTGGAGCTGACGCTGGAGAACCAGAACCTCAAGTCGCTCCTGGACAGCATGCACTGGCGGGTGATGGAGCTGGAGAAGGTGTGCAGCCGGATGAAGACGCAGATGACCAAGATGAAGGCCTcccggcgaggaggaggcgccgcGGCGGCGAGATCACTCCCCAGGATGTGTTCTTGA